In Carya illinoinensis cultivar Pawnee chromosome 10, C.illinoinensisPawnee_v1, whole genome shotgun sequence, one DNA window encodes the following:
- the LOC122279734 gene encoding auxin transporter-like protein 2 produces the protein MLPQRQAEEAIVPNISETEQEGKDETVAEEHSVFSVKSMLWHGGSVWDAWFSCASNQVAQVLLTLPYSFSQLGMLSGILLQVFYGMMGSWTAYLISVLYIEYRSRKEKENVSFKNHVIQWFEVLDGLLGPYWKAVGLAFNCTFLLFGSVIQLIACASNIYYINDNLDKRTWTYIFGACCATTVFIPSFHNYRIWSFLGLGMTTYTAWYLTIAAFVHGQVPNVEHSAPKKLVLYFTGATNILYTFGGHAVTVEIMHAMWKPQKFKYIYLIATLYVFTLTIPSASAVYWAFGDQLLNHANAFSLLPKSGFRDAAVILMLIHQFITFGFACTPLYFVWEKAIGMHDTKSVCLRALARLPVVIPIWFLAIIFPFFGPINSAVGALLVSFTVYIIPALAHMLTYRKASARLNAAEKPPIFLPSWTGMYVLNTFVVVWVLVIGFGFGGWASVTNFVKQVDTFGLFAKCYQCKPPPPAPASQH, from the exons ATGTTGCCTCAGAGGCAAGCAGAGGAAGCCATAGTCCCCAACATTAGTGAGACAGAGCAGGAGGGAAAAGATGAAACGGTTGCGGAAGAGCATTCTGTGTTTAGCGTCAAGAGCATGCTCTGGCATGGTGGCTCCGTCTGGGACGCCTGGTTCAGTTGCGCATCCAACCAA GTTGCTCAAGTGCTCTTAACGCTACCTTACTCGTTCTCTCAACTGGGTATGTTATCGGGGATCTTGCTTCAAGTATTCTATGGAATGATGGGAAGCTGGACGGCTTATCTGATTAGCGTACTGTATATAGAGTACAGAAGccggaaggaaaaagaaaatgtcagCTTCAAGAACCATGTGATACAG TGGTTTGAAGTGCTTGATGGCCTACTGGGTCCTTACTGGAAAGCAGTGGGGCTTGCTTTCAACTGCACTTTCCTTCTATTCGGCTCTGTGATACAGCTTATAGCCTGTGCTAG TAACATATACTACATCAACGATAATTTGGACAAACGGACTTGGACCTATATTTTTGGTGCTTGCTGTGCTACTACAGTGTTCATACCTTCATTTCACAACTACCGGATTTGGTCTTTTCTCGGCCTTGGAATGACCACCTATACAGCTTGGTACTTGACCATAGCTGCTTTTGTTCATGGTCAG GTACCGAATGTGGAACATTCCGCTCCAAAAAAACTAGTGCTATACTTCACCGGAGCCACCAACATACTCTACACGTTCGGGGGCCATGCTGTCACTGT GGAAATCATGCACGCCATGTGGAAGCCCCAGAAATTCAAGTACATATACCTAATAGCAACTCTATATGTTTTCACACTAACCATTCCCTCAGCGTCTGCTGTTTATTGGGCGTTTGGAGATCAGCTCCTCAATCATGCCAATgccttctctctcctccccaAATCTGGCTTCCGTGATGCCGCTGTTATCTTGATGCTTATCCACCAG TTTATAACATTTGGATTCGCATGTACGCCGCTGTACTTTGTGTGGGAGAAGGCGATAGGGATGCACGACACAAAAAGCGTGTGTTTAAGGGCACTAGCAAGGCTACCAGTGGTTATACCCATATGGTTCTTGGCAATAATATTCCCATTCTTTGGACCTATTAACTCTGCAGTTGGGGCTCTTTTGGTTAGCTTCACTGTCTATATTATTCCTGCTTTAGCCCATATGCTCACCTACAGAAAAGCCTCTGCTCGACTG AATGCTGCAGAGAAGCCTCCCATATTTTTACCTAGCTGGACTGGAATGTATGTGCTCAACACATTTGTGGTGGTGTGGGTTCTGgtgattgggtttgggtttggtGGATGGGCCAGTGTGACCAACTTCGTCAAGCAAGTTGACACTTTCGGCCTCTTTGCCAAATGCTATCAGTGCAAGCCTCCACCACCGGCACCAGCCTCTCAGCACTGA